The Rhinoraja longicauda isolate Sanriku21f chromosome 28, sRhiLon1.1, whole genome shotgun sequence DNA segment AGGGTGGGTGAAAGATCAGGCGCGGCCTGTTCTGATGGAGCCTAACACGTGCTCTTTCCATTCCCAGACCTGGAGAAGCATCACAGCAGCCCCGTGGCTAATAGGCCTGAAGGAAGCACGGAAAGGATGAAGGCTGGTAAGAGTAACGAGTAACGAGTTATTATTCTTCCGTCCCACTCCAGACATCCCTTCAGTAGTTGATGAGCAGCACTGTTACAAAGTAAGCTGATGGagcattgaaagatacagcgtggtaacaggcccttcggcccactgagtccatgctgactgtcaatcacctgttcacactagttgcatgttatccctcttttgcatccactctctgcacactagaggcaatttacagaggccaattaacctacaaacccgtaaatCTGcgaagtgggaagaaaccggaagaaacccacagggtcacagggagaacatgcaaactccaaacagacagtacccgaggtcaggatcaacctgGGGTCTCTGATGCTCTGAGGCAGCACACATATTAGCTGAGCCACTGTGGCACCTCTCTGGAACCCATATTCTCTACCTGGGCCATGTCCCCCAGCCAGAGCTCAGAGAGCAACGTTGCTACCATATGAAACAAGGTTGACATTTAAAGTGTTTTACTTGCAAACCATTTGTCACGGAATATTGCCAGGAGACTCCCTGCCAACTGCCAGGGTTCACAGATTGTCCATGAGGTTGTGCCTTTGCTGCCTGCCTCCTGGGCCGAGCATTGGATTTCAGCATTTTTATTCAATCTGCTCCAAGGGACACACAGTAACAAGAAGTCACTTTTATATGGCCCTTCCAAACAAAGTAAAGCATCTCAAAGCAAAAGCATGATCTAACAAAATTTAACACCAAGCCACATAATGGGTCAGATGACCCAAAGCTCAGTGGAAGAGCGCAGGTTTTAATGAAAGTCTTTTGGAGGAAAGAATGGATAGGGATATTATGAGGGGGCCCACTGTGGAGGACCAATGAACGCCAAGGAAATGAAGGAGCTGGAATTGAAGATGTCCACTTACCTTTGGTTGGAGCCAATTGTGGAGATCAGAGAATGATTGAGACCATGGAGTGTTTTGAGAATTTAGACATTAGGATGTTGTTCTACAAGAAACTACTGCCCAGAAGCAATCCCCAAAAGAGCAGGCCAACTAGCCTACAGACAAAATTAAAATGGGAAAATAATTTGAGAATATATATTCCCAGAAAAGTCCCCTGCTTCCCTTTCCAATTTGCTTTTGTTTTGATGGGGCTAGCACCTGCCGTGATTCCAATATATTTACACCTCATCAGCGATACAGGAGCAGTCCACATCTGCATGCACAACATGTGGATAGCTTTCATGCCTGGCCTGATAAGCAGCCATCTCCATTGAGAGACAAACCCACtacccttgacattcaatggctGTCATTATTGCCAAATCCTGCAGCCATGACATCACAGGGGGTCTTCATTGACTTGAACCTCAATTAGACCAGCCAAGTAAATACTATGGCTACCAGAGCAGGTTAAACGCTCTGGCGATTGATTCATCTCGACACCCATTGCTTTCCCACCGTTTGGAATGCATGTCTGGAGTGTGAcggaataccccccccccccccccactggcctGGATGAGTGAAAGAAGCTCAACATCATCCAGAATAACCAGCCTGCATGACTAGTACGCCATCCACCATCGCGCTCACACCCTCCTCTAGGGTACACCATCTACCTTGGTCAGTGGCCATGCACTCTTTTACCGCACTTCTCAAATCCAAGATGTCTAAAGCTGAAGACGAGGAGAGCGTGCATGTGGGAATGTGAACATCTTGCAAGTTCCCCTCTAAGATGCATGTTATCCTTACGGTGAAAAGCATCCCCACACCCTGGGGCTCCATATAACACAATATGGAGCACTTTCCCCACTCCCTGCTCAAAGTGGGTTCAGATAGATAGCTCTCCACTACCTCTTCAAGGTCAGTTGAGGATAGATACTAAATCCTCCTTGTCCCAGCAATGATCACAACCTATGGATGAACTCCTGAGGGATTTAGCCAAATGACTTGGATAAGAAAATATatataagaaaagaactgcagatgctggtgcaaatcgaaggtatttattcacaaaatgctggagtaactcagcaggtcaggcagcatctcgggagagaaggaatgggcgacgtttcgggtcgagacccttcttcagtctgaagaagggtctcgacccgaaacgttgccccattccttctctcccgagatgctgcctgacctactgagttacaccagcattttgtggatgaagtccaaatgacttggatgaaatcatccagagagttgtgaatctgatggaattcgctgccacagaaggcagtggaggtcaattcaagagggagttagatttagctctgagggctaaaggaatcaagggatatgggggaaaaagcaggaacggggtactgattttatgaTCAGCCAAGGACATTTGCAGCACATTGGCTCTAAGTGGGACCGGCTGCAGCTGCTGAGGGCAGGTGGGGCGAGGAGGGAGCACAGAGCAGGGAGCAGGATTGGTTCCTGGGTTCCTCATTCACAAATCCCAACTCCTGCCATGTCCATCCCCAACCTCTCCCAGCTTCCAGCAGACTGCTGCTGACTCACTAGGGGTCCTTGTGTAGGTAAGGTGCTCTCAAGTTGATCCTGGCTCCCGGGGACCCTGTCTACGGCCTACTACTGGTTTAAAGCCTGCTCTGGTTGTTGAGTGGGCTGTATTCCTGCTGCCGTTGTAATGGTAGCTGCTGCCACCAACTGGCAGGTGTGTTAAACAGCAAGGCAAGTCATAAAATACAGCAGGACACACCGAGCTCATCATTCACCAGAGATAGAGGCATCGAGTTCCCATTGATAACAACAAATACGCAGACACTGCTCAGGCCGCTGTCAAGGGCACTAAGCAGCAATGATGTACAGTGGTCAGCCCTGGACCGAAGCTTCAAGaatgatttattgtcatatgcagcagaaatgaaatggaacaatggaattcgtattagctgcagctttacaggcacattagactCAATAACAACTacgataaatatacaataaattatcagttattctaaataaatcagaccataatagtgcaaaaagcaaGGTAGCTAGAATGTAGATCAGtatagcagaggaacaggccctttggcccctaaTGTCTGTGCCAATTGCCAAATATGATGCAAAGTTCAATTAATCTCCtcagtctgcacataatccatatccctctgttccctgcatatccccatgtgtccatctaaaagactctttaacaccaggcagcatccagggagggaaatgaacaggcaatgtttcaggacagtcccttcttcagtgaagagtctgaagaatatGAGTCATTTTTAGACACCTCAGGAGGACGCCTAAAACAATAAGCGCTGTGATATGCTCAACAGTGAAAACTCCCCAGTGGAGACTGAACCAACAGAACTACTCCTGCCAaaattaaacaacaaaaaaaggtcaCCCCTGCACTCTTCTATAGTTTTTCCCCTCCAGCCCACTACCTCTGGAGCCCTAGGACTTCATCCCGATTGATTAAGTCAGATTGAAGGTTCAATTTCTATCAATCCTGCTTCAGGTAGGGAGTACCTCCATCACTCCACCTACAGCCCTAAAAACATGCTCCGAtataataatctatatactaaaactctcgtttgtttgtttgtttgttcctgaactacagccaaaacggtacgcgatagcgcaacaattttaggcccactttactcaccgtcgtcccgatgatgctaatggaagaggtttcattgaaatcggagttatattttcaaagttattcacattttaaaatttaaatctatctcctagggagggagggggagggagggagggagggagggagggagggggggagggagggagggaggggggaggaggagggaggataagggttgagggggaaggaatggggggaggggaagggggtggaagggggagggggaaggagtggagggaggggtggagaggaggggaggggaggatagagggggagggaggagggaggggagaggggagggagggaggaggggggttgggggagggagggagggggatgggggaggggggaggatagggtgctgcaccaatgcagaataggtttgggcccacttggtctagtttccaaTAACATTAATGCACTGGTTGCCCAGTTACTATGGGCAGTTTTAAACATATTTCTCTTTGCTAATATACTGCTTCTTTATTGTTGGCCAGCAATGTTTGCAGTGGAAATTACAGTAGAGAAGGACAATGTGACAGGGGAGACCAAGGTCTTGTCCACCTCTAATGTATCTCCCAAAAGTCTCCAGCAGCAAGGTGTCAAGGTCTATGAGGATGACCTCAAGGTGATCCATGAAGTGCATAAGGGTGATGGAGCGGTGGAAAATGGCGTACATCTTCTGAGCACCTCGGAGGTTGATGAGCTGATGCAGAAGGTGGACAAGATGACAGACTACAGTAAACCTGTGGTTCCTGATGGGAAAGGACATTCTCTTCAACTCGACTCCAATAGTCAGTCCCCAGGAAAGTGGCAAGCAGATGGAATAGCTGGCGAAAATCTTAAAATCCTTCAGAAAACACCCGGAGACGGTGCGGAGCCCAGCAAAGACCAGCCGGTGACCATGATTTTTATGGGATACCAGGATGTGGAGGATGAGAACGAGACCAAGAAGGTGCTGGGCTACGACGGGACAGGGAAGGCCGAGCTGGTGATGATTGAGGATGGTGACGGCAAGAACGAGCGGGTGGTCGCAGGTCAAGGCCCACCCAATGGCACAGCCGCAGAGCCTGGAAGCCCAGCTGCCGAGGAGAAGCCCGGTGGGAAGGAGAAGGAGGCTATGGATGAGGCCAAGGACCTCAAGGATAAACAGCGTTGTCAGTGCTGCATTGTGATGTGATTATGTGCTGTCATGCTCTTGTTGTACAGTTGGAATGTTATATGTTCATAGTCTTTATGTCTTCTAACATAACACGTGCTTTTAATTGGGGATGCAAGGTTCACAGCCCATTCATGACTTAGCAGAAGACTGCAGTTTTATAGTATCTCAGTATAAACCTCGTTAAAAAATCTGAAATTGGCCAAGGATTACCCAAAACATTTCTTTAGTACCCTGCCTTGATAATGTCATGATGATACTGTAATTTCCTGTCAAATTCATCCATTGTAGAGATGCATTAAAAACCCAAGAAGCAGCAAGGAGAGGAAATAATATTGCAATTAACTATGTAAAGTTGCACTTGCCCAGGTGGTGGGCCAGGGTATTTCAGGCGGACAATAGTGTTCCGCGTTTGGAAGCATGATCATCCTTCGTGACCTGACCTTCACCAGCCTGGTCAATCAAGGCTCTCAACTGGTTGAAAAGATCCCTTCAACAGCAGGCCGGAGCAGAGTCATTGTGACTCTCGCCAAAGCTTGGGAATTTTTGCCAATTTTTTTTAAGTAAAGGTGACGTGTCTAAATtagaaaaattaaaattaagatATGGCAGAATAGGAAAGGGGGCAGAATGCAAGTAAGTGATTTtgtttaatttcaggtttttcGTATAACATTTGGTAGTCCAGATCAGTAATGCAGTAATAAAGCTGGACATTTCCCATATGCGTCTCCATTACTGTAAATAGTTTTATTTCAACATAACAATTCTTGGAGTGAAGCCAGACAACTCAGCTCTGGCTGGGACGTATGAATTAAGAATAAAAAGTTCAAAATTAATGGTGTCATTCAACTTCTGGCTTCATATTCTGTCATCTGGTCGGTGAACAAACACTGTGTACACATCCAGTCTTTGCTCTGGTGCCTCTCTCTCTCGAGTTATTTTAACCCTTCATTAAACCACAGTGCCATTTTGGTTTTGCCTATCTACTTCATGGTAATATATGATGCCTTAAGTCATCTGAATAAGCAAAAATAAACTAGCATAAGCATTGCTTTTTGATCATTTTGAATTATAACTAGTTTATCAGAAGAGTTACAGAGAATCTACTTCTGGGCAAAGATGGAACAGCTGAGGACAAATCCACTTCATTGGGACCTGGGAAACAACCTCCCGGTTGAGTTCAAAGCCAGCAACTCTTTTGAGAGTCGTGAAGCTCGATTATTTTGGTTGTTTTATAACGTAAGACCACGTTAATTGTTGTTGTTCAAACCACAGGTTAAGTGATCAGTTAAATCACAGCAGGACCTCCTTTAAAAACAGGAATTTCTAATCCTGATTTTCTTTCAGAATCAAAGGAGAGTTCCACTGAATCATGGAGTGGACCGATTAATTTATAATCAAGCACTTAAAATCTCAATTTCTTCAACAAAATCAAAGTACGTCTTGCTTACCTACATGCTATCAATGCTGATTTACATTTAGTTGCAATTGCCATGCCAAAATGATAACTGAAGTATCTTGCTCTGCAAAGCTGTCGAATCCATTTGGATTTTCTGAATCATTGCATCCCTGATTTGAATACACTTTTCAATGTCACACTTAAATCAGATCAACATATCTTATACACTGCCAGTCACCATgcacaactctctctctctctctcatatatatatatatatatatgtctgataTGTAACAATGTAACAATGGGACCATTTTATTTttctgtgcatgttctccagttGCAAGCTGATTGTGGGACATTGTGAAAGTAACTGAATGACTGTTCTTTTGTTACTTTACTACAAACTGTCTGGAAGTTTTTACATCGCTAACTAACCTCCAATGATATGAAACCAGAGGCTGTCTGCAACAGTGTCATTTAGGTGAAGGCTGTTCAGTGGTAGCAGGTGAAGGTACCTACGAGAGGTCCTCCGAATCAATCATTCGTTCAAATGAAAGAGTCAGGTGCAGCAAACCCCCCAGTGATTTCTATTCAGCTCTGAACTGATTCCCAGTTTGATTCTAGTCTACACAAGACTGCATTACGTAAGAACATGTATCACTCTGCTCCAGTGCCAAGTCCGTGAAGTGTCTGTGGGATGGAGTGAGAATTCAGGCCGAACAGGAACTCGTCCGATTTCTCTAATCTCAGCAGTCACGTTTATTTGATTGCTTCGTGATTCCAGGCATACCAAAGATCCCGCCAAATTATATCACCATGAGAGTTGCTTTACTGGTTGGATTAATGGCAATGTTATTGCAAGTGACCAATCAAGACAATCAAATTTCCCTTAAAATAATTTCATAATTTTATTGCTCTGCATGAACTATAATTGAAAATTCTTACCCTTGGAGGACttgatatataatatatatataaatatctatatacatacacatatctaTTTTTAGACACAATGCCTTGGGAATGGCATTCACCATGTATTAGACTTTACTGAGTGATAGACTCAGCACCAAGGACATGATAGGCTCCATCAGGCATGATGCCACTGAGCAAGTTCATTAGACGAATAAAGTAGTCCCATTTTATTCAAACACATTCCAGGGGTCTGTGGCACTCGCGTTCTCATAAATTCCCCGGCAAGGCACATGTGTGAGCATAACAGGCAGTTCCTTGAAGTGGTATGCACCACAATGCAGTGTGCGAGGGGATTTCTGAGACTTGAGTCTACAGCTCTCTGTACCAGAGAGGCAAGGATCATTCTGAGTGCAGATTCCCATCATGTGTCGGAAGTTAGGCTTTGTAACTAGTCCATGTTCTTAGTTGTTGAGTGCTGGTATGAGCTATGTTGTAAAGATGGAAACCCTTATCAATTTCTCCTCTATCGCACTCCATTCCAAAATCCTAAGGCAGAACAATGGATTCTCCAGGAGCTTTTAAACATACTGTCCAAAAGACTATCTTACAGCATTAACCAGATAAAAGATTCCTATTATTAAACCTTAACAAAGGTGCACAAAGTGTGCTTTAATTATAAATTGCAAATGTTTGTCTAACTTTGTTTTAAAATGaaagctttgtttttttttttaaatatcagttCCCATTGAAAATATTAGTAAAAGAAAATGTACTGCATATATTTTTGTTATGACATCTTATACTTACACTTGAGTTGCGGTGTGCTCAGtaatcacacacccacacacctcaATATGGCTGTCTGAGGTGGTCAAATGCTTATTTGGTAAAGCATAGTCTCTGGACTCGTTCAGGATGAGTTATACATGCTGTATCATGTTTGCTCTGTATTACAGAATCTCAACAAATCCTACAGGATGAATTCAATGCCTacagaatgtttttttttgtgaggGAAGATTGTATGAGGAATGTAATACAGTTCACTCCTCTTAGGAGCTCATGCCAACAGAATGACTGGTGACACTTGGTGAAAGACTAGCCATGCTCCTGAACCCTCTCTTTCACCAATAGAGCTGATCTATCAACCATTAATAACTAACGGGACATTATTTAATAATGTCGACTACCTGCGCCACTGACGTGAATCAACATACCGGTTTGTTCAGTTCACTCCATCATTGATTGACATCAAAAGCAAAAGGTCTGGTACCTGCTTGATGGGAGGAAAGTCTTTAAAACATGGCATTTCATTTGACTGAGAAGATAGAAATTAAAAGTTAAAGATAAAAGTCAGAGAGCTCACATGCCCCTAGGTGGAGTCAACTGTATTTCATTGTTTGAACCAATGTGAAATTCAATATGCAAAAATGTATAGCAATCAAAAATAAAATCTAGATGTGGTTAAATGGAATGTCATCAATGTGAGTAAATGCAAGAACAAGACTTAAGACGAAGCTAAGAGAACAACTACAAATGGGATAAGAAAACGGTCTGCATTTCTCCTGGTAGTATTTGACAGTGATTATCAGAGCAATCAGTTTTCCAGGTAAACATGCCTTCAGTTTTGCAAATCCTTTATATTTAAACATGTTTTGGCCAAATCCACATGCTTGACCTTTGCAGCTTTGCAGATCCCCACAGCTGAGAAACCTTCAGGTATTTCTGATCATATTTCAATTGGCTTGGTTGACTTTAACCGTTGGTGATTCTTGTGCTGAGACTCTGATCCCAGTCATTTCTTGGGATATAGTAACCCTGATCCCACTCATTTGGCTCCATCCAGTTACCTCAATCCCATTGATTTCCTTGGACCTTGTGATCCGTGATCCCATTGATTTCCTTGATTCTGGCTATCTCCTGGAACCCGTGACATTGATCCTGCAGATTTTCCTGCACCTGGTGAGGTGACTTCTGATCCCGTTGACTTCCCTGGATCACTGATCCCATTGGTTTTCCTGGATCTACTGACTTGATCCCAATATTTTTCATGAACCTGATCCTCTTTTAGTGATGCTGTGATTTCCATCGTCTTTCCTCCATTGTTAGACTTTAGTTGTCCTGTATAGGTTTGCTGTTCATACTGTTTCTAATGCACTGAGCTCCAATGCAGAGGGGTAGCTCATCGCTGGTGTACAGCATTTTTTTCAGAGGGTTCCATCTCCTTCCAACAAGTTGTTTTCCTGATTACGAGCACCCGAGAAAACTGCTCAGTTCCTCTCATCtctcacctcggtacacatgacaatgacctTGTGACCCAAGTCTGAAAGTTTTAAGAAAATGATTGTCCTGGTTTGAGTTGAGTATTAAAGAAGCACTCAAAAGTCCTAGATCAATTCATTGATCAGGCAGTCAGGCCTGGTGTAGTCATTTATTCAAGCTCGACAGCATTGGGGAGGaaagcaacattttaaaaaccctTGCAAAAGCATCTGAATTCAAGGGTCTGTGCCAAGACCAAAATGGGGCAGGAACATGGTCAGGTAGCAGAGCTTTCCTCTTCTGGCTGGATGCTGCATGTTAGGTATCGTGGGAAGTATCAAGCTGACATCTTCTTCATCTTTCCCTCCTTTATTAGATGTCTGAGGAGCATTAAACCAACCACATTGACACTGGGTTGATAGTTGATGAAGGGAAGCCACTCATGGAGTAACCATGTGCAAAAATAAAACTACTGTTACAGATTAGGGAGAAGAAGATATTGAAGATAAAATGTTTGCACCTCAACATCTAGAATTTCCAGCAGGTTTTTCATGTGTGCGGGATCTGCCCGTGCTCAATGTTTCTACCGTTCGATGGTTCCTCAGAAGTTCCACTGGCAAAAGAAACCAGAGGTGGTGACAGCAGTTACGAAGGTGGCACCAGTagtatcatcaacaatcagtgctCCCCTGTTAGTGGCAGTGAGAAGGATCCAGGACCCACATACAGAGACAACTCAGAATATACCTGTTGATAAATTCCCCCAAAACCTGacagacctccagattcagggtgtttctgcccagttgttatcagacaactgaaccatcctaccacagctAGAAAAcactcctgaactactatctacctcattggtgacccttggactatctttgatcatacTTTACTgattttaccttgcattaaatgttattcccttatcatgtacctgtacactgaatggcttgattgtaatcatgtattgtctttccgctgactggttagcacgcaacaaaagctttccattgtacctcgatacacatgacaataaactaaactgaactgactccAGAAAGCGACCCATACCCTCTGCTACCTGACCCATGTTCCTGATCCGCTTTGGTCTTGGCACAGACCCTTGAATTCAGATGCTTTTGCAagggttttttaaatgttgctttccTCCCCAATGTTGTCCAGCTTGAATAAATGAGCACACCAGGCCTGACTGCCTGATCAATGAATTGATCTATGACATTTGAGTGCCTCTTTAATAGTAAACTCAAACCAGGACATAATCATTTTCTTAAAACTTTCAGACttgggtcacaaggtcataatagGAGgtcaattaggccatttggcccatcaagtctattccaccatccaatcatggctgatctatctctccctcctaaccccattctcctgcattctacccataatctctgacacctgtaccaatcgagAAATTAGATTTTCTTTTCAGATGCAAAAATCCAACTTGCACATTTCCAACTTTGATATACAATGTAATGAAGCACTTTTTATTCTAACCTTTGGCAAGTGAGACTGATCTCTGATAAAATATGGTGTTCTTGGTTGCACTACCGGTAGTTACATCCTCACCTGGGGTACAATGTTGGCTCGGTTTAGAGTTACCCATTAAACTAGAGTGCCTGGACCGCAAGGTGTTTGAAGGGAGGTGTTTGTTTTCAATATTGATAATTTTTGAGAGGGAGCTACAGAGGGGATGTCAGAAACACTTTGTaattaaataaacaaaactattaCATGACTAGTTTTTAAACAGTGGAAGATAAACACTGTTCACAGTCCATGCAGTGGGAGAGCTAACTGGTTATCTCCCTGTTATTCCAAAGATGTCACCGCCACTGGAGTCCCTGATGTTTCCAAGGGCTTGGGTTTAATGTTGGAAGTCGCCATGATGAATCGCTTCCATAACGCTGTGCAATGGAGTCTGCACATTGAAGTCCTcgactggggtgcaagctgcagGGCTCTGACTCAGAGGTGCCAGTCCCACTCACTGAGACACGGTACAGGAGAAATTAGCACTTCAGAAGCACCCTGCTAGTTTGGTGTGAGTCAGCAACTCAGCCCCAAGAAGAGCGTGAAAAGCAAGGTGCTCATTATGCatttaaatgtgtgtgtgtgtgtgacaattaTAATTTGCGAGAAATTAAGGAACTGAATCATTCATGTGGTGGGCATGATGCACATGTTTGATGAATAATGCAAGCCTTTGTCACTCCAAAGCAAAGTGTCTCCTCCAGGACTGATTGTTTCTCGAGTGTGATGCATGAATGTTGTTCAGTGGCAGCAGGTACAGCATCATCCGGGTCACAACCAGGGCCCAGAACTGTTAGGGTCAACTGAGCTTTCAGATAAGATTCTTGCATGATACCAGCCTTGGGGACACTGGCAACTACAGCCCaagggcaatagacaatggacCTGATTTCCCAGTAGTCTTTGACATACCATCCCTGCCCCAGTTCACACAGTACCAGAGCTTGCTGTTTAATTTTACAGCTGCTACTGTGGAAATCGGACTCACAGCTTCAGGTAGTTGGTGCCATGGGTGGGCACTCTTGGGCCAAAGCTTCAGATACAAGTGCTCAGCGGTGTAAATGATGCACTTTCAGTCCTTCTTCACAGAGAGAACTGGCAGATTCACACGCAGTGCTCCATTAGTAATTGTGTACCACTTACTGAGATGGAGGAGGCTGGCATTCATTGTTTACTCCCGATTGCCCTTGAGAAGtgatggagattgacttggtaacCTGTGATGCTATTGGGTAGTCAAGCTAGGATTCAGATGGGGTAGAATGGATAGATAGATTACCTCACATGCCTGTAATTGAAAGCAGTGGAATTCTGATGAACCCGTTCCCCTGAGATTGTAGATTTGGAAGGAGTTGCAAAGCAGCCTTTGACATCTTGCAGCCTCTAGATGAACATATCCTCTGCATATTGGTCCCAGTCTGCATAAAATTGTCTTCCTTTCTAGTTGCACATGTCTAACTGCATCAGGGAAGGGTCCAAATGCccaattttcaatgtttcttGTAGCTTAAAGGAACATCAACAACCCACTCTTGGATTGCTTCGCCCACTCTGAAAAGGAGACACGTTCACGTGATCAAGGGAAGTCTGAAATTGCCTTGGAGGTTCACTCCCTCTCCACTACACTCAACCCACACATATTGCTGTGTTTAGAACTCAGTATGGAATTTTATTGTATCAGTTAACCAGCCATTCCTGTGTG contains these protein-coding regions:
- the palm1a gene encoding paralemmin 1a, with the protein product MALAMEMSETLFQQEKLQVITEKRKRQVEIENKKRQLEDERRQLQHLKSKSLRERWLLEGMASSAAEEDQGMNKQFQEDIVKTKQLEETIQRVEKELESLENGDVALSKENSIDEKLKEKEVSPSKGRDLEKHHSSPVANRPEGSTERMKAAMFAVEITVEKDNVTGETKVLSTSNVSPKSLQQQGVKVYEDDLKVIHEVHKGDGAVENGVHLLSTSEVDELMQKVDKMTDYSKPVVPDGKGHSLQLDSNSQSPGKWQADGIAGENLKILQKTPGDGAEPSKDQPVTMIFMGYQDVEDENETKKVLGYDGTGKAELVMIEDGDGKNERVVAGQGPPNGTAAEPGSPAAEEKPGGKEKEAMDEAKDLKDKQRCQCCIVM